Proteins encoded in a region of the Mercenaria mercenaria strain notata chromosome 1, MADL_Memer_1, whole genome shotgun sequence genome:
- the LOC123540764 gene encoding secreted protein C-like yields MLKAALTVCALLCASDAFPTGDAKRDTNFGSFDPNALYNQMSQQTQQFLSQDGTSSGSGTASQTGSSGSSSSSSSSGSGGFDPNALYQQQSQQMQQYLSSHQTGSSTGGGSSSASGSSSSSSGSSSGSSGSSSGSSGSSSSSSGSSSGSSGSSSGSASGSFNPNEMYQQQSQKNLQNLDSTLQNTNSKFDANTLNKFQASLTDPTSAQLGASNGGGSGFDPDQYNTMKFNLFSPEQGGQSSSGGQSSGTQSGSQTSGGQTSSAQGSQTAN; encoded by the exons ATGCTCAAGGCGGCATTGACTGTTTGCGCTTTACTCTGTGCTTCCGATGCTTTCCCTACTGGAG ATGCTAAAAGGGACACTAACTTCGGGTCATTTGACCCCAATGCCCTGTACAATCAAATGTCGCAACAAACGCAGCAATTTCTGAGTCAAGATGGAACGTCGTCTGGTTCTGGCACGGCTTCCCAAACAGGTTCTAGCGGTTCAAGCTCAAGCTCTAGTAGCTCGGGGTCTGGAGGATTCGATCCGAATGCACTCTATCAGCAACAGTCTCAGCAAATGCAACAGTACCTCAGCTCACATCAGACAGGGTCATCTACCGGGGGAGGGAGCTCTTCCGCATCAGGCAGTAGTTCCAGTTCCTCTGGAAGTAGTTCTGGTTCATCAGGAAGTAGTTCTGGTTCATCTGGAAGTAGTTCTAGTTCCTCGGGAAGTAGTTCTGGTTCATCTGGAAGTAGTTCCGGCTCGGCAAGCGGAAGCTTCAACCCTAACGAAATGTACCAGCAGCAGTCtcaaaaaaatcttcaaaatttggaTTCAACTCTGCAAAATACCAACTCTAAATTCGACGCAAATACTCTTAACAAATTTCAGGCTAGTTTAACAGATCCAACAAGTGCTCAACTCGGCGCTAGTAACGGTGGTGGTTCGGGTTTCGATCCCGATCAATATAACACCATGAAATTCAATTTGTTTAGTCCAGAACAAGGTGGCCAGTCATCTTCAGGGGGCCAGTCTAGCGGTACTCAGTCGGGCAGTCAAACATCTGGCGGACAAACTTCAAGTGCTCAAGGCTCACAGACAGCAAATTAG